Genomic segment of Populus nigra chromosome 6, ddPopNigr1.1, whole genome shotgun sequence:
ttttttttccgagtCAACAAGCGAAAAGATGGAACAGAGGTTGGTAGGAATTGGAAATCGGCAGTTGAAACTTTCATGACTGGgtactatattattttattggatGGCAGCAAATAAATTACTATGATTAAGAGGACTTAACTGCATTTCTGGTAAAACTTCAATGCCTGACATGTTAATTGCCCACATATACGGTGAATTTTCAAGCCCTTTCAGCAAGGAATACATGAATCATATCTTTAATGACTCAAAACTAACGAATCACTCCATATTTCTCGACGGAGAAGGAGACTAATATTAACTTAGTTATTAACCCTACAATGTCATCACTCATCAccttcttttattaattaataattaataaccaCGTTTTATTACGTTCTCCCTTCGTTAGTTTTTTCACTTATCAAGGTTAATCATCCTGGCAGTCTATCTAGTTGAATAGGTGTCACCATAAACacattcacaatttttttttttagtttaatgtgggtattCGGATAAGCTTGcacgtatctcgattaattttacgggtcctaaaattaacgaccatataagtttctagtggccatcatataagtAATTACAatactcgaacctgagaccacaaagAGAGCAAACCTCCTGATTCCAATCTTTTACCACTGAGCCATCAACTAAATGGTTCGTTCGCAATTATTATTGAGTGAAGTATGTCGtggatatatataattgataatttcatgtttttttgtataattatttcATCGTAGACATATTTGtactatatatattaaatacaatACAATATATACATACTCCAATATTAGCATAATATACACatatattactattttatttatattaaataataaatagtaccACAATAACACATATTCATCAATGTATTGAAAcctagtaaaaatataaaataaatatttaaagccATTAAACAATAGATAGGATATCAACATATTTAAAACCCAACTTAGGAATATTTATTGTCATCAAACCAATGGAGAGCATGGCTTGCTTTAGGCCATCAGGAGTTAGGTCTGCCAAGCATGACCTGGGCCTGCTTGGAACTAGTTATTGGTGGGAAACCATAGGCTATATTATATGCCATGGATCCGGTCTAGGATTTGACAAGTTTCGCGTCCCTTTCATGACAACTGACAAGGCAAATTAACTAGGTGGTCACAGCTGTGGGAGGCTTAAACATCTCGAAGAGTGAACTATtgtttcattattattaattactaaCAACAACTACGGGgtgtggaatttttttttcttccacacTAATTGTATTaagaattgttttatttttttttctttctatatgtATATCATTTTCTCaaataagtatttattttaagattaatgtttaattttacgagcatatatttttatcatataattaaataaaaatagtttataaaaaaattatcataccAATAAAGTCCATGACTTGAGTTGTGGAGAGGTCggaatcaatttaatatatcactgtctaaatatttttttttataaacaaattgtCATCTTGAAGATCTTTTAAAAGTCAAGTCATGATTTTATTAGTCATTAAAGTTGCATTTGAAGCtatgaaatcaatcaatttaagttGGGCTAGCTCTGTAGCAATGTAATTGAAAACTCGAGTTAAGTAAAGAGTTGATCCAAGAGATTTCAACATTAACTCATTTAGTCAAATTTAATAATGTTgtcaaaaaatttttttatgcttttgatatatttttatattctaaaaaaatttattttatcccaCCCGAGTGAAAGATAAGATACTAGTTAATTACTACAACCATACacacttcaatttaaaatactaaattagcATGGGAttcagaattgtttttttggACAATTTCATGATCAAGTCACATCTTTTCCTATACATAGACCAAAGTCTAACGTTGCTCAATTTAAGCGTTTTGcactaataattaaattatattacatGTCTTCATGCAAGAAATATTTGAGTTCAATATCTAAACTTAGAGATTCTGTACGTATATTGTGTTCTTGTGGGATGTTGATACTGAAAAAtaggaaggggaaaaaaaatcaataccatGTCAACACTAGTTAATTCAACCATAAAGCAGAAACAGCATCAATTTCCGATCAAGGCATCATTAAACATCATGATTTTTACGTACAGATAATAAAATCAAGAGCATAGAGAAAAGAACAGggaaaaattatcatcatcttTAGAAAGATACACATATATGGCCTTCATCAATTGTCGCTGGCTAATAACTTTTCAACTTCTCTCCACTTGCAAGGAATGCTAAGTGCACCTTCATGACCAAAACCAAACTCTTCTGCTGCTTCCTCGATCCAACAGCACCAAGAACCTTGGATGGTTTAAGTAGCTCAAAGGCACAACAAATCGCTTAGGATTACCATTTTCGATTGCAATCACAGCAAAGTGCCCTACCTTCACATCCTTTGGTAATGGAGAGCATTTCCCATGATATTCATGAATTTTTCTGTACTTGGAGGCTTCTTAATTTCCAGCCCAGTGAAAGACTCTTCTGTAGTTTCTCTGCCACAACCCTCAACTTTAGAATGCCAATATTTTTCTTACCAGTAGCTCTAAGTATGCCCATGGCTCCTAATGGCTAGCTAGTTAGCTTGGTGACTTTGAAGGCATATgatctttgtttattttatacatGAAGTGCATGGCAGCTAAGTGCATgatcaataaaacaaattaattaggtTTCAAGACCTTTAAGCGTACTAGCTAGTCGAAACACATGCATGTGAAAGAAACACGAAAGACCTTATATACTGATTTGTTCTCATGTGATCATTCTGTCACGTCTTTTTTGTCTAGTCAAAATCTGTCCcaattaattttgtttgcaAGGAAACTCAcgtttttggtccttttttatGCCCAGTACCTCTTGCATGTATTGGTCTAGCTaagtttatttcaaattttatatatttagggAATTAAACTCACAAATCATGACTAATTAAACTTGCATGTCACTTAAAAGGGTGTAGGTTCATATGCACTAACATGATTTTGGTAAAGTTTAGGCAAATGATTTTGGAATGCCAAAATCATTGATTTGGTAATTAGAGTTTAGGCTAAAAGTTTTTGACAAGCACTCCTCACTTCCTTGGCAACATTAACTCCGACTTTTCTCTGCCGGCCAGCAAAATTTATCTCAACATAAATTTTAGATAAACAATTTCCTCTTGGAAATTTCTACGGGAGGAGAATCAAGAAAATGCATCCCAATGAAACCCTAATTAGTTGAAGCTAGCCAAATTTCCCAGTCATGAATGAGGAGTTCTCAAAACAAATCATCTTTATTCAAAGAATTTGAAGCACCCCGAGTAGCTTCGCCGATGATTTCCGAGTTCATCTCAGGTTCCACCTGTTTATAGCCATAATCCCAGGTGAAATGTAAACCCAAAACAGCAGCTCGTAGCTCAgctttaatttgatataaaatttgatattttagttAGATATGAACCATATGGTTGCAATTTGTGGTGCTTAAATTAGCAATTTGTGTCCAAGAtcttattaattattctttcaaataaatttgacaataatattaagaataaaataaattttattatttcttgtaCATCGTtgaccaaataaaatataaaaataatatttcactcTTTTCTTCATTAATGTCTCATATGATATAGTCTATTATTATAAGAACTAAAAACCTGTGAAGAATATGGTTAACCGTGTAATTCTCGtattcataaacaaaatataaacgtgtttaatattatagtaactttaatttttataacttCTTACAAAATATTCTTAGTTgtgatttaacaaaaaatagatttagttaaaattgttgtaaaataaattctaaaatgtaaaataaataaaaattaaaatctttataaataaaaatgatttaattttttataaaataaaaatttaaaatatattataaatagattccaatataaagaataaaaactatttaactaattaaataattatttctcaAATAACGATAACtgtcacaatatcaaacaatgAAACCATGTCCGTATCTGAGGCACCGCATTTACATTTTACACCCGAATTATTATTTACATGTCCGTaaaatttcctttcctttccggGTAAAGCGTTCAATACCTGTACTGGATAGAAACGTTAAACACGTGGCTCAATACGCCAACAATACAAGTCAAATAAGAcaacaaaattaaatggaaGAGCAACAGCCATTAACGACCTAGCAATTAGCTAAAACAgaggacaaaaagaaaaagaaaaccgaTCTTGATAAACCCCATACACTTTCTATACGTACAGTGTTAATTACATTAAAAGTATTTCAACAAGAAGGTCATGGGTTGCTCCTCTTCTCTTCCAGGTAATCCCTAgtttgtcttttaatttctatgaaagccttaatttttaactttcttGGATTATGGTTTTATTTGGCACTATTGTGAATTAAGTGGATCAAAATGCGATTATGATGCTAATGTTGTTGGTTGACTGATTTAGTTTAGTTAGTTTAATGAGGTGTAAGTGAATTGTGAGATTAGTGTGATCGGGGAAATGAGTTTTTGGTAATTAGGGTTTGAGAAGTGTTGCTTGTTgataaaatgatttgatttaGTGACCTTTTGAGGATTTTTGCTAAATCTGCTTTAAAGGttgaaattttggttttctAGCTGTGGTGGCTGGTTATTTGTGTTTTGGTTGCTTATGGAGTGGTtctattaattgatttaattcgATAATTTTGCCTATTTGGGGTTTTCTTTTGGGGAAAATGTTTGCAGATAGGAGTACTGGGAGATTGGGTGGACTTAACAATTCAGAGAGTGGTGGAGTGGCTGATGCCAAAAACCTACGCGTAAAGGTAAGTATATGGACCTTGCACTATagactgtctttttttttttgtgagatttGATTGGACATTGAGAAAACTTATGTGGGTAAGGGAGCAAGTGTTGAAACGGGATCAGGTTAGCAGTTGATATTGTTTGGATTTTCCATATTCTATGGGGCTTAGTTGATCTGCATTTCTCTAATGCCATgctgttttgagattttttggcAGCAATGCTGTTGATGAAaatgtccattttttttttcaaagtgagGCATTGTGTTTGAGTGTTTCAAGCTGTGATTAATTGGCCTTCTGATGCAAAAAGGGAAATAGTGTTGCTGCTGTTTTAGCATGTTGGGcgttctttttttgtttggtcaGGGTTGGAGAAGTTGGTGGTGGTGGGCTGGTGGTTTCTAGGACcactttgttttatattttggtgTGGTGTAGTGCTATGTGCTCTGTTTGAATTCTTGAAACAAGTTTGTACTTTTGGGAGAGTTTTTCCTTGCCTTCATGTAGACAATCACAAGCAAGCGATTACAGGTGGAATACTCTTTCAATTTAAACAATGATTTTTAAGCTGTTTTATGTGCAAATTTGGTTCCTGGACTGTTTCACACTCTGTTGTCTGATTTTATGTCAAAGTTTGCATGTTATCTTCTTTTTCCAGAAGCTATCCAGGTTATTCTAGCGGTTATTTTTGCTATTATCTGCTGGTGCCAACATGCATCTTATTAGACAATGGCACCACTTTGCTTGTTTTGAGGTTGGTTGAAGGATGACATAGGATATTTTAACTTTCAGATTCCTCAAAGTTCTCAATTTGAATCCTTGAATTCATTCTGTTAGCTTCTGTGTTCATATATTGACTAGCATTGGTACAGTTTGCTGATGAAATTATAGACTGCAGTTTGCTTTAAATTTAAGTCTGTCTTTAATCAAATCTGATTCAGAAAGATTTTTAAAAGGTCAAATAATGTCTGCATGTCATGcatctataaattttatatgaactTATCGTGTACCATCAAAATACTCCACATGATTCAATACACAATGGATGAGCATTTGAGTCAACTCTTTGTTTGAATTTGTgtataaaatcaaatacaaatttCTTCCGCATGTTttgaaacaacaacaataaagcaTATTGGTGCTTTCTTGCTCGCATTTTTCAGAGTGAATGCAGCTGACCTTTCATTCCAATGTTGCGAACAGCTGGTTTTATTAGGTGATTCTGGTGTTGGTAAAAGCTGTATTGTTCTTCGCTTTGTTCGTGGCCAGTTTGATCCAACATCCAAGGTAAGGAATCTATCATTCCTTGCCATTCACATGCATTCACCTTGTTTGTTATTTAagcctccacctccacctccacctccacctccacctccacctccacctccacctccctccatctctctttctctcccacACCCGCACCCACACCTGCACCCACTGGCCCTAGAAGGCTGGAACTACTCTTGATACATCTACTTAGATTTGTTACTTTGGATTTTCAGGTAACTATTGGAGCTTCATTTTTGTCACAAACAATAGCTTTACAGGATTCTACAACAATTAAGTTTGAGATATGGGATACTGCTGGACAAGAAAGGTACTCTTGGCAAAGTGTATATTGTGTTGGTCACACACACATGCAGATACAAGCAAACAAGTCCATATTGAAAATTTACTGGAAAAGTTAATCTGATAGTATATTTTTCTTCTGGCATGTTCTTCCTTCCCCATCGCGTTTTCCTTCATAAACACCAAAGCTCTTAttggttattgatttttgtttcttattcaGGTATGCCGCACTAGCACCGCTATATTACAGAGGTGCTGCAGTTGCAGTTATTGTGTATGATATAACAAGCCCAGAGACATTCAACAAAGCACAGTATTGGGTTAAGGTAGTCTGCTGGAATCACAATTGCATCTTCTCTCGCCCTGTCACACATGCAGACACATGTTTATGTGGGTGATGAATTTGCCCTCACATTTTGATGTGAAAAGAATTTGGCTTATTGCTATATTGTTCTTAAACACTTTAATAAAGAAGGTTTATGCTCTACGTTTTCACAGAAAATTGAGAAAGAATTAACAGTTTTGATTCAGCATAGCACTAAGtttctgttttgaaaatataaacttAAGGCCGCTAAAATCTGTTACAAGATTATGAGTGTTTTAATATCGTAGCTGATGCAACCTAAGCTGTTTTCACTATTCATTTAGCATTGTGACGGCTCTGTATTTAAAAATCTCTTTTCTATCTTCGATCAGAATATAAAtacctctcttctctctttctctgaaTTTAGCCAGAGATGTTTCATAGACTTGTTAAGTACATTTAAGCTTTACCATTTGCTCAATGATTTATCCTCTCTGCTTATGTGAAAGTTTATATTCTTGGCTTATATCCTATTGTGTAACAGGAGCTACAAAAACATGGGAGCCCTGATATAGTCATGGCTTTAGTAGGTAACAAGGCTGATCTTCATGAGAAGCGAGAAGTACCCACTCAAGCAAGTATAGTTATTTATTGGGAATAGATCATTCCTAATTGctgaatatattttaatgtgttttgctttttaataaTTGAAGGATGGCATTGAATATGCGGAGAAGAATGGGATGTTCTTTATTGAGACATCTGCAAAAACTGCAGATAATATAAATCAGCTGTTTGAGGTACCACTGACACTTATGTGCTTTATTTCTATACCATGGTTCTACTAGAAGAGAAATTACTTTGATGCAATTGAGTCTCTGGTTAATTATACTTAAAGGTTCCACTTTTAATTGTAATCTGACAACCTCTTGAATTTGCAGGAAATTGCTAAGCGACTCCCGCACCCTTCCTCAACATGACTGCGGACCCTTGAAACTGAATTAACTAGATTGCCTCAAATGTTACAAGAAAACCACTTGCCTGTATCAACTTTGTGTATATCTTGGTAGTTGCTCCTGTGATTTGACTGTCACTTAAGTTGAAAATCTACATTCCCTGTTATTATCATGAATAACACATGCAGCGTGTTGACTTGCAGTCCACAAGTTTATGGTGGACAACCATGTGAAAGGACTGCATAAAATTGTTGCTAAGTGTTTCAAATGTTATAGTTTTCGGGTAACCCTACCTGCCTCAgagtataaaaaatcatttgaaaatacTACTAGTATATCAGGACAGCACCGGAGATTAAAGTAGCGTCCTGTGGATGCATTGCTTCTAGGAATATGAGTTCGCACAATTCTGAATGCTAAAATTTGAGTTTTGTGACAAACTGAGACTTTCAAATTGATTCTCAAACTGATGGCCAGTAGCTCAGTAGAAACGCTTGTACTTTTCAGCCTCAGTAACCATAAACCATGTTGGATGGATCATCAGGGTTGGGGATGAGTCCGCATCAAAACTGTGAGGGAACGGAACAATAATAGAGATGAAGCAACTTACCTGCTGGCTGTCATCTAGCTTGGTATTGCCAGGTAAAAGGTATGGATCGTGGAAGATCATTTTGTTGCCCCCCTTTCAATCATACAGGTAAAATAGATTATAGCTGCATACACTTTAAGGAGTACTGAAGGTAAAATAATTTGATCTTTGATCTAAGGTAATGGAATAGACCCCTGGAAACAATTGAAGCTATTACAGGCTTGGAAGATAAGCTGAGAAGTTGTAACTCTGTTGAAAGGGTTAAACATGTAGTTTGCATTCGTTTATACAATTCAACAGTATGTAGTTCCTAGATCACCGTTCATAGTACATGAACAGCAGAATCTATTTTGCTGTATGTCTGGACCTCCACACAAGATAAGATAATGTCAAGCCCTTTTCATGCCCCGTTTGTCACACCACCCAGTTGTGAAAGTCTACGTATTGTCATTTTCTTGCTGCACCCTGAGCGCCCATTTCCTTTTAATATCTGTGGGTCTTTGTGGCCAAAACTAGTAGTTTTTCATAACTCGGGACTGGCCACATCAAGTCACCGTCCCTTGGATCGATCTTCTTAGGAGTAGGATTGGAATTAAGCAGCACGTAACATGAAGTTtctctttcaagctagtgaaaCCACTAGCAGAAAATGAAGTTTGTTCTGGGACCTTAAATGCTGACAAAACCCGACAATGAACTACAGTTTCTTAATCCCTACAATATCCCCCATGTTTCCATGATAAGCGCAATCAGGAATAAAAACCAGCAGTGAAGAGGGAAAACAAGATACAATGGGTGACTTATAGACTGATTATTGGATATGACACTGTTTTAGCTAAGGTAAACACAGTACCACAAGAAGATAACTTTTGAAGGACATGTTGGAGATTTTGCGAGTGCAACGAAACTGTCATGGATTGGTGGAAACTAAGATGTAGGCATGGTTTAGATACGTCCAACGGTATTGCTCTTAGCTGCTGGACAACATATGTGCGTGTGAGGGCCGCTGTAGAGTTCTGAAGTGGCTTTGGATTGTGATTTATGATAATTCACGAAGCTCACTATATATCTATCAGGGACAGGGGAAGGGGACAGGGACCAAATGACTGTTTCAGTCGGTGTTCGTCCTCTCTACTGTGCTCAATCCATCAAATGCGTGATCccagaaataaaacaaaacacttaATGCTACCATTCAGTGTATTTTGTGATCTATCAAATGCATGTGAGAAACTAAGTTCCtttagagagaagaaaaggaaaaaaaagactgTCCTACAAAGGCAAACGAATCTTTTGTCACTGATGCCAGACGGCGTATACCATTCATATCTATCGTGTAATAGGGTGTGATACCCAAATGCTGTGAAGACTTACTCAAGAAGTGAAAGGTATACAAAATGTTATTGTGATTTTATGTTACTTTATATTATACTTTCTAGACTTGCTTTATAAATAATCATACGAGTATATTTTATGGTAAAAGTGGTGTCTTTTAGTCGGATACCAAATATAATCGAATCGGAGAGGAcgcttaattattattttagaataaaaaaaaatagagacaatAAATacagaaatatatttaattgaaaagataaatataaacataaaataaatctatctaTAGTTTTAGGAtgtatttttgtacttttaaaataaaaagcacaTGAAAATATGTATGATCTATTCTTGGtatttttgctttaattttctgTTACAAGATAGTAGTTATATTATTACATAAATATCATGTACAATATTAAAGATAGTCAGTAAAAAATACCTATAAATTAGTCCATACCCAGTAAATCTAATCAAGTTTTATTGATTAGACTAGTGTGTGGGATTTTTGAAATTGACTAATATGATTGGCGAGAGTTTAACTtgagaaaattattaatatggTATTTTAAAtcgtataaatataatttttttatatgtattccaattaaaaatactatttaaaaaatccaaattttaacTCATCTCTTTATCATACTCAAGTTCCAATCTTTATCCTTTCTTTATAATAAATCAATGGCTAGATTTCCTCCCTTTAATTATAGCTTTTTTGAAAGATACTTGGGAATAATAGAAGGGATTTTGCTTACTGTTTTGGCTATCCCATTAGGGCAGGGATGATGAGCCaaattaaactctttttttttttttttttaacttttggcTTCAGCGTTGAAGATGCCCTTACTCTGCAATTGACAAACTAAAGCTAAATCTAGATGAATATCAATGCTCTATTTTTCAATGAACATCAATCTTGTCCTTGCTTAAAGCATTCAATCAGATAAAGATTAGGCTATGCCTGAATCTCAATTTCTCACAGTCACATATTTAAGATTGCATGTGATCATGTGGGCTCCGGTTCAGGAATATATTCTGATTATGAATTATTCTaaccattaaaataaaacacaaacggCTAAGTGGTTTATATGATCTTGAAAGGCTCCTTATTGCTGATAATATTGCACATGGCATCCTTAACTTGATCCGATGAAAGTAGGATATAGCAGGGTAGTAGTACTCcttattttgaattcaaaaatatttttataaattaccaAATACTCAGTATACTAGTGTGGAATTCTCTCACCTCGCTATcgaaagaagagagaaggagAAAGGAAGGACATGGGGTCTTGCATTTTTAACATGTTTGGGCAATATTTGGAGCTCTTGAATGGACTACCCAACCTCTCAGCAGACAAACCCACATGAAGTTTAGAGATAAAATGGGGTCCCTTACTGGGAATAGCACTTGATcctaaaaaacaatttggaCTTGTTGCTTTAATTATAAGTCCCTCCTTCAAGCTTTGATGGAACCTCAATCTTGTCAAAACCCGATCTTCAGACTGTAGCTGGTGTGATCCCCACCAAGGCACCAACTTTTAGACGGGACAAATTATGCTCTGCGAATCTCGAGTTAGACTCGTAATTGACATTGACTCACAGTTTGGGATGGTGCAGTaagagataaataaaatcatggaaATAAAAGTCTTCACATTTGAAAGTAAAGTCTTTATAGTTAATTTGGGAGAAATGGAATCATtcagtttcaaattttaataacaattatGTGAAATGGGAACAGAATACATGGTGGATATATGGATTCACAGAAATCAAGATGCAGAAAATCATTGAACCATCAAAGAAATTTGGAAATCATCAAGTTAATCAGAGCTTTATGAGTGATTCACATGGTGAAAGTATACATTATGAGATTCCCTCGAACACAAAAAATATCCTGCTTGTGTTCCTTCGGCATCACCACACACAAGATCTGCCTTTGCTTTTGAACCAATTGGCAATTTTTGTCCAGGGTTGATGATTCCTTGCAAGATCTTTGAAACAAAGGCATGACTAGATCATGACAAACTTCAATTTGCATCAATATATAGCTcgtgtttgatttttgaattccCATTTAACCTAACTTTTGTGGGGCAGACTTCTTCGAGCAATAACACACGATTGAGCTACCATAATGGTGGGAAGTGGGAACCCCTACTTATCCTGTATAAGGGTAGATATCCATCTTGTCTGTAGGCAAATCCATGGCATCTTTCATGTATTTTGACCATTTATTATTTCTCACAGTTTATGCTTGCTGAAAACTGGTGGACCACTTCCCAATTTTGTTAAGCAACGTACCatattattgaattgaatttataaCAAGCGACAATTCATTCCAGCATTCTGATTATTGTACCATCTaaactttttataaattgtatttGTAATTGGGTGCCAGCTATTTATGTGTGTGTTACATGTGATCATGCAGTAAATTTCATTCTCGTTCATTCAAGAATGGATGAAGATTGATATAAATAAAacggataaaaaaaactctcctaacataaatctaaaaatt
This window contains:
- the LOC133696265 gene encoding ras-related protein RABF1 isoform X1, with amino-acid sequence MGCSSSLPDRSTGRLGGLNNSESGGVADAKNLRVKLVLLGDSGVGKSCIVLRFVRGQFDPTSKVTIGASFLSQTIALQDSTTIKFEIWDTAGQERYAALAPLYYRGAAVAVIVYDITSPETFNKAQYWVKELQKHGSPDIVMALVGNKADLHEKREVPTQDGIEYAEKNGMFFIETSAKTADNINQLFEEIAKRLPHPSST
- the LOC133696265 gene encoding ras-related protein RABF1 isoform X2, producing MGCSSSLPDRSTGRLGGLNNSESGGVADAKNLRVKLVLLGDSGVGKSCIVLRFVRGQFDPTSKVTIGASFLSQTIALQDSTTIKFEIWDTAGQERYAALAPLYYRGAAVAVIVYDITSPETFNKAQYWVKELQKHGSPDIVMALVGNKADLHEKREDGIEYAEKNGMFFIETSAKTADNINQLFEEIAKRLPHPSST
- the LOC133696265 gene encoding ras-related protein RABF1 isoform X3 — encoded protein: MHLIRQWHHFACFELVLLGDSGVGKSCIVLRFVRGQFDPTSKVTIGASFLSQTIALQDSTTIKFEIWDTAGQERYAALAPLYYRGAAVAVIVYDITSPETFNKAQYWVKELQKHGSPDIVMALVGNKADLHEKREVPTQDGIEYAEKNGMFFIETSAKTADNINQLFEEIAKRLPHPSST